In the genome of Streptomyces sp. Q6, the window GCAAAGGAACGCCATGCCGCTGTCCTCCCCCCGGCGCTCGGCCCTGTCCGAGCAGGTCATCTCCGCTCTGCGCGCCCAGATCTCCTCGGGCGAGTGGCCGGTGGGCACCCGCATCCCGACGGAGCCCGAGCTCGTCGAACAGCTGGGCGTCGCGCGGAACACCGTGCGGGAGGCGGTGCGCGCCCTGGCGCACAACGGGCTCCTGGACATCCGGCAGGGCTCGGGCACGTACGTCGTGGCGACCAGCGAGCTGGCGGGGGTCATGCAGCGGCGGTTCGCGGACGCCGATCCGCGGCACATCGCCGAGCTGCGCTCCACCCTGGAGTCGAGCGCGGCGAAGCTGGCCGCCCAGCGGCGCACCGAGCGCGATCTGAAGCAGCTGGACGCCCTGCTCGTACGCCGTGAGGAGGCGTGGGACTCGGGGGACACGGAGGCGTTCGTGGCGGCGGACGCCACGTTCCACCTGGCCGTGGTGGCCGCGTCGCACAACGACGTGATGACGGCGATGTACGCGGATCTGGGCGAGGTCATGCGCGACTGGCTGCGCGAGGACGTGGGCGAGAAGCTCAGCGCAGAGAACCACATGGACCACACGCGTCTGGTCGACGCGATCAGGGTCGGGGACGAGGAGGCGGCCGCCGCGGAGGCCGCGGGCTATCCGTTCCTGTGCCGTCCCGGGCGGCTCACACCGCCGCCTTCCGGTGACTGACCCAGGCGGTCCGCACCTTCTTCCAGCAGCGGCCGTCGAGCCGCACGGTCTCGGCCGGGCCCGCCGGGACGGGCTTCGCGTCGACGTCGATGTCCCACCACGCGTCGCACTCGATGTGCAGGGCGACGCGGTCGGTGCGCGGGTACGGGTTGTGACAGGTGGCGCTCACCAGGGGGCCTTCGACACGGATCCGGCAGTCGGCGCCGAACAGTTCACGCTTCTCGACGGGCCGCGCCGCGGCCTTCGCGCCGGTGTCGGACAACGCTTCGAACGGGACCAGGAGCAGCAGGGCCAGCGCGGCGAGCGCGGGGACCGTGCGGGCCGGGGTGACGCGTCGGGGCAGGTACACCAAAGGGACCTCCTCGCACCCAGGGTGCGCAGAGGTCCCCCGGCCCGCCCGGCCGGTGGGCCGAACGGGTCAACAGCCGTCAGGCTCCGATGGCGTGCAGACCGCCGTCGACGTGGATGATCTCGCCCGTGGTCTTCGGGAACCAGTCCGACAGGAGCGCGACGATGGCCTTGCCGGCCGGCTCCGGGTCGTCCAGCTTCCACTCCAGCGGGGAGCGCGTGTCCCACACGGCGGCCAGGTCGCTGAAGCCCGGGATGGACTTGGCGGCCATGGAGCCGAGCGGGCCCGCAGAGACCAGGTTGCTGCGGACGTCGTGCTCGCCCAGGTAACGCGCCATGTAGCGGTTCGTCGCCTCCAGGGCGGCCTTGGCCGGGCCCATCCAGTCGTACTGCGGCCACGCGAACTGCGCGTCGAAGGTGAGGCCGACGACCGAGCCGCCCTCGTTCATCAGCGGCAGCAGCGCCATCGTCAGCGACTTCAGGGAGAAGGCGGAGACGTGCATGGCGGTGGAGACGGACTCGAACGGCGTGTTCAGGAAGTTGCCGCCGAGCGCGTCCTGCGGCGCGAAGCCGATGGAGTGCACGATGCCGTCGAGCCGACCGCCGAGGTGCTCGCGGACCTGGCCCTCCAGGCGGGCGAGGTGCTCGTCGTTCGAGACGTCGAGCTCGAGGACCTTGACCTTGTCGGGCAGCGGCAGCTTCTTGGCGATGCGCTCGGTCAGCGTCGGCCGCGGCCAGGCGGTGAGGATGATCTCCGCGCCCTGCTCCTGGGCCAGCTTCGCGGCCTGGAAGGCGATGGAGGACTCCATCAGCACACCGGTGATGAGGATCTTCTTGCCCTCGAGGATGCCAGTCGTGTTCGTCATCGTGCTCAGTGACCCATTCCCAGTCCGCCGTCAACCGGGATGACGGCTCCAGTGATGTACGAAGCGTCGTCGGAGGTCAGGAACTTGACCACTCCGGCGATCTCCTCGACCTGCGCGTACCGGCCGAGCGGCACCTGCGCGACGATGCCGGCGCGCTGCTCGTCCGTGAGCGCCTGGGTCATGTCGGTGTCGACAAAGCCCGGGGCGACGACGTTGAAGGTGAGGTTGCGCGACCCGAGCTCACGGGCGAGGGAGCGCGCGAATCCGACCAGACCCGCCTTCGAAGCGGCGTAGTTCGCCTGCCCCGCCGAGCCGAGCAGGCCGACGACGGAGGAGATCAGCACGACGCGGCCCTTCTTGGCGCGCAGCATGCCGCGGTTGGCGCGCTTCACGACGCGGAAGGTGCCGGTGAGGTTCGTGTCGAGGACGGACGTGAAGTCCTCCTCGGACATACGCATGAGGAGCTGGTCCTTGGTGACGCCGGCGTTGGCGACCAGGACCTCCACGTTGCCGTGCTTCTCCTCGATCTCCTTGTAGGCGGCGTCCACCTGCGCGGAGTCCGTGATGTCGCACCGAACGGCCAGGGCGCCCGCATCGACGAGCTCCTTGGGCGGCTCGCCCGAGCGGTAGGTGAAGGCGACCTTGTCACCCTGCTCCAGGAAAGCACGGGCGATGGCGAGGCCGATGCCCCGGTTTCCTCCGGTGACGAGAACCGAGCGGCTCAACGGATCACCCTTTCGATAGCGGTGGTGGTCCTCGAAACCTATCGGTACGACCCTTCGTACGGAGAATCGACCACCGACAGTGGCGCACTCGACTCACTGTCGGGTCCCTACAGAAAGGTCTGGCCGCGCACCCCCGCCGCGCGACATGATCGGGGCGACCGGCATGACCGTCATGACGGACGAGAGGGAGACATTCGTGCCTCATACGATCGATGCGGCCTTCACGGCGCTCCCGCTGCGCGCCCTCGCCGACGCGGCGCTCGCCCGCGCCCGCGCGCTGGGCGCCGAGCACGCGGACTTCCGCCTGGAGCGGGTGCGCAGCGCGGAGGTGCGGCTGCGGGACGCCAAGCCGTCGGGCTCCTCCGACACCACGGACCTGGGCTACGCGGTGCGGGTCGTGCACGGCGGTACGTGGGGGTTCGCCTCGGGCGTCGATCTGACGATGGACGCCGCGGCGAAGGTGGCCTCGCAGGCCGTGGCGATGGCGAAGCTGAGCGCGCAGGTGATCAAGGCGGCCGGGTCCGACGAGCGCGTGGAGCTCGCCGCTGAACCCGTGCACGCCGACCGCACCTGGATCTCCTCGTACGAGATCGATCCCTTCTCCGTACCGGAGGAGGAGCGGTCCGCGCTGCTCGCCGACTGGAGCGCGGGGCTGCTCGCGGCCGACGGCGTCTCCCACGTGGACGCCTCGCTCCTCTCCGTCCACGAGAACAAGTTCTACGCGGACACGGCGGGGACCGTCACGACACAGCAACGGGTGCGCCTGCACCCGCAGTTGACGGCCGTCTCCGTGGACGACTCCAGCGGCGAGTTCGACTCGATGCGCACGATCGCGCCGCCGGTGGGGCGCGGCTGGGAGTATCTGACGGGCACCGGCTGGGACTGGCAGAGCGAGCTGGGGCAGATCCCCGAGCTGCTCGCCGAGAAGATGCGGGCGCCGAGCGTCCGGGCGGGCTCGTACGACCTGGTCGTCGATCCGTCGAACCTCTGGCTGACCATCCACGAGTCGATCGGGCACGCCACCGAGCTGGACCGCGCGCTCGGCTACGAGGCGGCGTACGCGGGCACGTCCTTCGCCACGTTCGACCAGCTCGGGACGTTGAAGTACGGCTCCGAGATCATGAACGTGACCGGTGACCGCACCGCCGAGCACGGGCTCGCGACGATCGGGTACGACGACGAGGGCGTCGCCGGGCAGTCCTGGGACCTGGTGAGGGACGGGACGCTGGTCGGCTATCAACTCGACCGGCGCATCGCGAAGTTGACCGGGTTCGAGCGGTCCAACGGGTGCGCGTACGCCGACTCCCCCGGGCACGTGCCGGTGCAGCGGATGGCGAACGTCTCGCTCCAGCCGGACCCGGGCGGACTCTCGACCGAGGACCTGATCTCCGGGGTCGAGCGCGGGATCTACGTCGTCGGGGACCGGTCGTGGTCCATCGACATGCAGCGCTACAACTTCCAGTTCACCGGCCAGCGCTTCTTCAAGATCGAGAACGGGCGGATCACCGGTCAGCTGCGCGATGTCGCCTACCAGGCGACGACGACCGACTTCTGGGGCTCGATGGCGGCGGTCGGCGGCCCGCAGACGTACGTCCTCGGCGGCGCCTTCAACTGCGGCAAGGCCCAGCCGGGCCAGGTCGCGGCCGTCTCGCACGGCTGCCCCTCGGCCCTCTTCAAGGGCGTCAACATTCTGAACACGACGCAGGAGGCGGGTCGATGAGCGTGCACGGTGACATGCCCCGCGCCGACCACAGCCCCGGAAACGGCTGGGGGTCCGGGGGTCGTCCCCCGGGCAAGCACAGTCTGAACACGACGCAGGAGGCGGGTCGATGAGTCCTCGTACGAACAAGCCCTACGAGATCGTCGAGCGCGCCCTCGAACTGTCGCGGGCCGACGGCTGTGTCGTCATCGCCGACGAGACGTCCTCCGCGAATCTGCGCTGGGCGGGCAACGCGCTGACCACGAACGGGGTGACGCGCGGGCGCACCCTGACCGTCGTCGCGACCGTGGACGGCAAGGAGGGGACGGCGACCGGCGTCGTGTCGCGGTCGGCGGTGACCGCCGACGACCTGGAGCCGCTGGTGCGGGCCGCCGAGGAGGCGGCGGCGAAGGCCGGGCCCGCCGAGGACGCGCAGCCGCTCGTCAGTGGCGTACCGCACTCCCCCGCGTTCACTCAGCCGCCGGCCGAGACGTCGTCGGCCATCTTCGCGGAGTTCGCGCCCGCCCTGGGCGAGGCGTTCGCGCGGGCCAGGGCGGGCGGGCGTGAGCTGTACGGCTTCGCCCACCACGAGCTCACCTCCAGCTACCTCGGTACGTCGACGGGGGTGCGGCTGCGGCACGACCAGCCGAACGGAACGCTCGAACTGAACGCCAAGTCGCCGGACCGCAAGCGCTCGGCGTGGGCGGGGCGCTCGACCCGCGACTTCACGGACGTCGACCCGGCCGCGATGGACGCGGACCTCGCCACCCGGCTCGGCTGGGCCGAGCGGCGCATCGACCTGCCGGCCGGGCGCTACGAGACGCTGCTGCCGCCGACGGCCGTGGCGGACCTGCTGATCTACCAGCTGTGGTCGGCGGGCGCGCGGGACGCGGCCGAGGGCCGGACCGTGTTCAGCAGGCCAGGGGGCGGCACGCGCGTCGGCGAGAAGCTGAGCGAACTGCCGCTGACGCTGCGCAGCGACCCGCACGCGCCGGGCCTCGAATGCGCGCCGTTCGTGCTCGCGCACACCTCCGGGGACGACGCCTCCGTCTTCGACAACGGGCTGCCGGTCGGCGCCACGGAGTGGATCGCGGACGGTGAGCTGCGGCATCTGACGACGACCCGGCACAGCGCGGCGCTCACCGGGCTGCCCGTCGCACCGGCCGGCGACAACCTCATCCTCGACGGCGGCTCGGGGAAGTCGCTGGACGAGATGGTCGCCGCCACGGAGCGCGGGCTGCTCCTCACCTGCCTCTGGTACATCAGGGAGGTCGATCCGGCGACGCTGCTGCTCACCGGCCTCACCCGCGACGGCGTGTACCTCGTGGAGAACGGCGAGGTGGTCGGCGAGGTGAACAACTTCCGGTTCAACGAGTCGCCGGTCGACCTGCTGAGCCGGGCCACCGAGGCCGGGCGCACGGAAAAGACGCTGCCCCGGGAGTGGGGCGACTGGTTCACTAGAGCTGCGATGCCGGCGCTGCGGGTGCCGGACTTCAACATGAGCTCGGTCAGCCAGGGCGTCTGACCCCAGGGTTTCGCCCATAGACTGGCCGGGATCACTTTTCAGGTACGTACGAGGAGACTCAGAACCGTGACGGACATCGTCGACGAACTCAAGTGGCGCGGGCTCATCGCCCTGTCCACCGACGAAGACGCGCTGCGCAAGGCGTTCGCGGACGGTCCTGTCACGTTCTATTGCGGCTTCGACCCGACCGCGCCGAGCCTGCACCTGGGCAACCTGGTGCAGATCCTCACCATGCGGCGCATCCAGCAGGCGGGGCACCGTCCGCTGGGTCTGGTCGGCGGCGCCACGGGTCTGATCGGCGACCCGAAGCCGACGGCGGAGCGCACGCTGAACTCCCCCGAGGTCGTGGCCGGCTGGGTGGACCGGCTGCGCGGCCAGATCGAGAAGTTCCTCGACTTCGAGGGCCCGCACGCGGCGACGATGGTGAACAACCTGGACTGGACCCAGGGCATGTCCGCCATCGAGTTCCTGCGGGACATGGGCAAGTACTTCCGGGTCAACAAGATGATCGCCAAGGAGGCCGTCTCCCGGCGGCTCAACTCGGACGCGGGCATCAGCTACACCGAGTTCAGCTACCAGATCCTGCAGGGGATGGACTTCCTCAAGCTGTACGAGCAGTACGGCTGTGTCCTGCAGACCGGCGGCAGCGACCAGTGGGGCAACCTCACCTCCGGCACCGACCTGATCCACCGGGTCCACCCGGAGGCCGTCGTGCACGCGATCGGCACCCCGCTGCTCACGAAGGCGGACGGCACCAAGTTCGGCAAGACCGAGTCCGGCACCGTCTGGCTGGACGCGGAGATGTTCTCGCCGTACGCCTTCTACCAGTTCTGGCTGAACGCGGACGACCGGGACATCTCCAAGTTCCTGCGCACCTTCTCCTTCAAGTCCCGTGAGGAGATCGAGGAGCTGGAGACGCTGACCGCGGAGCGGCCGCAGGCCCGTGCCGCGCAGCGTGCACTGGCCGAGGAGCTGACGACGCTGGTGCACGGCGCCGACCAGACGGCCGCCGTGATCTCCGCGTCGAAGGCGCTGTTCGGGCAGGGCGACGGCAACCTGGCGGACCTGGACGAGGCGACGCTCGCCGCGGCGCTCTCGGAGCTGCCCCGGGTGGAGGTCGCCGAGCTCGGTCCGGTCGTCGACCTCTTCGCCGAGGTCGGTCTGGTCGCCAGCAAGTCGGCCGCCCGGCGCACCGTGAAGGAGGGCGGGGCCTACGTGAACAACGTGAAGGTCGCGGCCGAGGACTTCGTCCCGGGCACCGAGGAACTGCTGCACGGCCGGTGGCTGGTGCTGCGGCGCGGCAAGAAGAACCTGGCCGCCGTGGAGCTCAAGGGCTGACCGCTCACACGCGACAGTGCCCCGCACCCCTCATGAGGGGTGCGGGGGAATTGTGCTTCGTCAGGCTTTCCTCTTGTTGCCGCGTAGCGCCACCCATGCCATGTCGCCGACGCCGACCACCACGATGGCGCCGATGAGCTGCAACAGATGGCGGGTCCAGTCGATGCCCCGGGTGTCGTTGACGCCCAGGCCCGTGGCCGCCCAGTTGCCCAGGACGCTGCCGATGATGCCGAAGACCGTCGTCAGCCACAGAGGGATCGCTTGTTTGCCCGGCAGGATCGCCTTGGCGATCAGGCCGAGAACGAAGCCCACGATGATTGCCCACAACCAGGCCATGCCGTCGCCTCCTCTGGCGGCGCGAGGATGCGCGCCTGCGCACTTGTGATCAGTTTCGGTCCGTACTCCGTACGGCGCATGTCGGGTGAGCCCGTACGCGGTACGGCGCAGACGGCACGCCCAGGTCAGACCTGCCCCGGTCTCGTAGCCGACGCACCCCGGGCGTAACGTGGAGACGGTCCGGTCCGGGGAGAGTCCGGCTAGTCGGCGGGTGGTGGAATGTGATGCGGAAGCGCGGCAGCAACGGCGGAGCAGAGGTCTTCCGGATCACAGGGGCCCGGCAGGGCCTCGCCGAGGACGTCCGCGGGCGGCAGCGCCGCTACATCATCTCGATGGGGATCCGCACGCTCGCGGTGATCCTCACGGCGGTGCTGTGGAACGTGGAGAGGCACGTCGCCATCGTGACGCTCGTCGTCGGCGCCTTCCTCCCCTACGTCGCCGTGGTCATCGCCAACGCGGGCCGGGAGAACGTGCCGGGGCTGCCCTCGACCTTCGTGCCCGCCCCCACGCGGCCCATGATCGCACCGGCTCCGACCGGCGGTCCCGCGGAATCCGTCCCGGAGGACCGCGGCTAGCGGACGGCCCGGCGCACACCGTCCGGTGCCGCGCGAACGCGCTGTGCGACTAGTCCGCAAAGCTCAAGAAAAGCTCAGATCAATCATGTGGTTCCGGTGCCGGGTCGGGGGTGCCCCATGACATACTTCGTACGCGCTCCGCATCCCCCGTCGGAGCGACGGACCGACGCCGGGCAGCTCCCCCCGTGGCTGCTCGGCGTCGCCATTTCCGGGGGCTTTTTGCCGGCCTCGACGGCCTCTCGCGACGTCCGCGCAGACCCTGTCCCGGGGCTTTGGCGGGGCCTTTCCCGGGGCCTTTAAGGTTGAGGCGTGAACCTCGCCGATCTCTCCGCCTCGTCGCAGCCCTCGCCCACCACGCCCCAGTGCTCGGCCAAGGGCTGTCGCGCCGACGCCGTGTGGGTGCTGGCGTGGAACAACCCGAAGCTGCACACCCCGGACCGGCGCAAGACGTGGCTCGCGTGCGACGAGCACCGCGAGCACCTCTCCCAGTTCCTGGGCGTGCGGGGGTTCCTGAAGGACGTCGTCACGCTGTCGGAGTGGGAGTCCCACCCCGACAACGACGGCGCGTAGGCGTCAGCCGCCGATCGCGGACATCGGGCGGTCGGGCTGGAGGAACGTCGGGTCGTCGAGACCCGAGCCGGCCTTCTTGCCCCACATCGCGCGCTTCCAGATATCGGCGATGCCCTCGTCGTCGCTCTCCGCGCCGTCCGCCCGCAGGGCCGCGCGCAGGTCCGTCTCCTCCGTGGCGAACAGGCAGGTGCGGACCTGGCCGTCGGCGGTGAGGCGGGTGCGGTCGCAGGCCGAGCAGAACGGGCGGGTGACCGAGGCGATGACGCCGACGCGGTGCGGGCCCCCGTCGACGACCCAGCGCTCGGCCGGGGCGGAGCCGCGCTCGTCGGAACCCTCGGGCGTCAGCTCGAAGCGCGTACGGAGCGAGGTGAGGATGTCCCCCGCGGTGATCATGCCGTCGCGCTTCCAGCCGTGCTGGGCGTCGAGCGGCATCTGCTCGATGAAGCGCAGTTCGTAGGAGTGCTCGACCGCCCAGGCCAGGAGCTCGGGAGCCTCGTCCTCGTTCAGCCCCGGCATCAGGACCGAGTTGATCTTCACCGGGGTCAGGCCCGCGTCGTGGGCGGCCTCCAGGCCCTCGATGACGTCCTTGTGGCGGTCGCGGCGGGTCAGTGTCTTGAAGACGTCCGGGCGCAGGGTGTCCAGCGACACGTTCACCCGGTCGAGGCCCGCTTCCTTGAGCGCCCGCGCGGTGCGCTTGAGCCCGATCCCGTTCGTCGTCAGGGACATCTGGGGGCGGGGCTCCAGGGCGGCGACCCGCTCGACGATGCCGACCAGACCCGGGCGGAGCAGGGGTTCGCCGCCGGTGAAGCGGACCTCGGTGATGCCGAGGTGGGTGACGGCGATGCGGATGAGGCGGACGATCTCGTCGTCCGTCAGCAGGTCCGGCTTGGCCAGCCATTGCAGGCCCTCTTCGGGCATGCAGTACGTACAGCGGAGATTGCACCGGTCGGTCAACGAGACCCGGAGGTCGGTGGCCACTCGGCCGAAAGTGTCGATGAGCACGTGGGCCCCCTCCCTGAGCGCGTTCTGCCTGACACCGCCGAGCCTACGTGACGGGTATGACATCGACAGGCCGAAGATCCCACGAGCGTGCCGCGCCCCCGTCGTAGAGAGCTACAGCCTTCTACGGCGGGGGCGCGCGGCGTACGGGTGGGTCAGTGGGCTCCGGTGCCGGTCAGGGACCGGACCTCGAGCTCCGCGTACTTGCCCTTGTCGGCCTTCTCCTTGGCCATGTACGTACCGATGACGCCCAGCAGGAATCCGACCGGGATCGAGATGATGCCGGGGTTCTCCAGCGGGAACCAGTGGAAGTCGACGCCCTTGAACATGGAGGTCTTCGGGTTGCCCGAGACGACCGGTGAGAACAGGACGAGGAAGACCGCGGTGAAGAGGCCTCCGTAGATCGACCAGAGGGCGCCGTTGGTGTTGAAGCGCTTCCAGAAGAGGCTGTAGAGGATCGTCGGCAGGTTGGCGGAGGCGGCGACCGCGAAGGCGAGCGCGACCAGGCCGGCCACGTTCAGGTCGCGGGCGAGCGCGCCGAGCGCGATCGAGATGATGCCGATGAAGACGGTCGCCCAGCGGGCCGCCTGCATCTCCTGCTTCTCCGACGCCTTGCCGCGCTTGATGACGTTCGCGTAGATGTCGTGCGCGAACGAGGACGACGAGGCGAGGGTGAGGCCCGCGACGACCGCGAGGATCGTGGCGAACGCGACCGCCGAGATCGAGGCGAGGAGGATCGCGCCCCAGTTGGAGTCGACGCCCCCCAGATGCAGGGCCAGCAGGGGCGCCGCCGTGTTGCCCGCCGGGTTGGAGGCGATGATCTCGTCCGGCTTGATGAGGGCGGCCGCGCCGAAGCCGAGCGCGATCGTCATCAGGTAGAAGGCGCCGATGATGCCGATGGCCCAGTTGACCGACTTACGGGCGGCCTTGGCGGTCGGCACCGTGTAGAAGCGGATCAGGATGTGCGGCAGGCCGGCGGTGCCGAGGACGAGCGCGATGCCCAGCGAGATGAAGTCGATCTTCGAGGTGCCGGTGGCGCCGTACTTGAGACCGGGCTCCAGGAACGGGGTGCCCTTGCCGCTGTTCGAGGCGGCCGTGCCGAGCAGGTCGGAGATGTTGAAGTTGAACTTCAGCATGACCAGGAAGGTGAGGAGGATGGCGCCGGCGATCAGCAGGACCGCCTTGACCATCTGCACCCAGGTGGTGCCCTTCATGCCGCCGATCGTCACGTACACGATCATCAGGACGCCGACGAGGGCGACGATGCCGACCTTGCCCGCGTCCGAGGTGATGCCGAGCAGGAGCGAGACGAGGACGCCCGCGCCCGCCATCTGCGCGAGCAGGTAGAAGATCGAGACGACGATCGTGGAGGTGCCGGCCGCCGTGCGGACCGGGCGCTGGCGCATCCGGTAGGCGAGGACGTCGCCCATCGTGTAGCGGCCGGAGTTGCGCAGCGGTTCGGCGACCAGGAGGAGCGCCACGAGCCAGGCGACCAGGAAGCCGATGGAGTAGAGGAAGCCGTCGTAGCCGAAGAGGGCGATGGCGCCGGCGATACCGAGGAAGGACGCCGCCGACATGTAGTCGCCGGAGACGGCGAGGCCGTTCTGGAAGGCGGTGAACTGGCGGCCGCCCGCGTAGAAGTCGGACGCGCTCTTGGTCTGGCGGCCGGCCCATACGGTGATGACGAGGGTCGCGACGACGAACACAGCGAACAGGGTGATGATCAGCGGCCGGTGCTCGCTGGCCTCTGCGGCGGCGAGCAGCTGCGGTGCGGGGCTCATGCGCCGCCCTCCAGACGGGACTTGAGGGCCTCGGACTTGGGGTCGAGCTTCGCGGCGGAGTACCGCGCGTACCACCAGGCGATGAGGAACGTGGTCAGGAACTGGGCGAGGCCGAGGAGGAAGGCGACGTTGATGTTGCCGAAGACCTTGGTGCCCATGAAGTCGCCCGCGTAGTTGGAGAGCAGGACGTACAGCAGGTACCAGGCGATGAACGCGATCGTCAGCGGGAACGCGAACGAGCGGTGCGCGCGGCGCAGTTCACCGAACTCCGCGCTCTCCTGCACCTCGATGAACTCCTCGGTGGAGGGCAGGGTGGGACGGGCGTCCGGACTGCCCTTCTGGGGTGGTGGTGCGTCGGTGGCCACGGAGTCTCCTCGCGGTGCGGATGCGGTCGGCAGGGACGGGGACGGGCTGGGGGACGGGGGTGTGCGCATGGTGGAACTGGACCTCACAGTGACGTGGATCACGTGGGCCGGGTCGCGATGGTAGGGCTCTCCGGCGTGATCCAACAGGGGGCTGGATCGTGCTCGTACCCCCTGTCCAACGTCACGGGGACACGCGCGGGGTGGTTCAACTCCCCTGATTTCTTTCGGAACTCGTTGATGACCTGCGGCGACTAGAGATACGTTCGCACCGCACCACGCGTCATGTACCTGCCCGAGCA includes:
- a CDS encoding FadR/GntR family transcriptional regulator, encoding MPLSSPRRSALSEQVISALRAQISSGEWPVGTRIPTEPELVEQLGVARNTVREAVRALAHNGLLDIRQGSGTYVVATSELAGVMQRRFADADPRHIAELRSTLESSAAKLAAQRRTERDLKQLDALLVRREEAWDSGDTEAFVAADATFHLAVVAASHNDVMTAMYADLGEVMRDWLREDVGEKLSAENHMDHTRLVDAIRVGDEEAAAAEAAGYPFLCRPGRLTPPPSGD
- the tyrS gene encoding tyrosine--tRNA ligase, with the translated sequence MTDIVDELKWRGLIALSTDEDALRKAFADGPVTFYCGFDPTAPSLHLGNLVQILTMRRIQQAGHRPLGLVGGATGLIGDPKPTAERTLNSPEVVAGWVDRLRGQIEKFLDFEGPHAATMVNNLDWTQGMSAIEFLRDMGKYFRVNKMIAKEAVSRRLNSDAGISYTEFSYQILQGMDFLKLYEQYGCVLQTGGSDQWGNLTSGTDLIHRVHPEAVVHAIGTPLLTKADGTKFGKTESGTVWLDAEMFSPYAFYQFWLNADDRDISKFLRTFSFKSREEIEELETLTAERPQARAAQRALAEELTTLVHGADQTAAVISASKALFGQGDGNLADLDEATLAAALSELPRVEVAELGPVVDLFAEVGLVASKSAARRTVKEGGAYVNNVKVAAEDFVPGTEELLHGRWLVLRRGKKNLAAVELKG
- a CDS encoding TldD/PmbA family protein, with the protein product MTDERETFVPHTIDAAFTALPLRALADAALARARALGAEHADFRLERVRSAEVRLRDAKPSGSSDTTDLGYAVRVVHGGTWGFASGVDLTMDAAAKVASQAVAMAKLSAQVIKAAGSDERVELAAEPVHADRTWISSYEIDPFSVPEEERSALLADWSAGLLAADGVSHVDASLLSVHENKFYADTAGTVTTQQRVRLHPQLTAVSVDDSSGEFDSMRTIAPPVGRGWEYLTGTGWDWQSELGQIPELLAEKMRAPSVRAGSYDLVVDPSNLWLTIHESIGHATELDRALGYEAAYAGTSFATFDQLGTLKYGSEIMNVTGDRTAEHGLATIGYDDEGVAGQSWDLVRDGTLVGYQLDRRIAKLTGFERSNGCAYADSPGHVPVQRMANVSLQPDPGGLSTEDLISGVERGIYVVGDRSWSIDMQRYNFQFTGQRFFKIENGRITGQLRDVAYQATTTDFWGSMAAVGGPQTYVLGGAFNCGKAQPGQVAAVSHGCPSALFKGVNILNTTQEAGR
- the fabG gene encoding 3-oxoacyl-[acyl-carrier-protein] reductase, which encodes MSRSVLVTGGNRGIGLAIARAFLEQGDKVAFTYRSGEPPKELVDAGALAVRCDITDSAQVDAAYKEIEEKHGNVEVLVANAGVTKDQLLMRMSEEDFTSVLDTNLTGTFRVVKRANRGMLRAKKGRVVLISSVVGLLGSAGQANYAASKAGLVGFARSLARELGSRNLTFNVVAPGFVDTDMTQALTDEQRAGIVAQVPLGRYAQVEEIAGVVKFLTSDDASYITGAVIPVDGGLGMGH
- a CDS encoding metallopeptidase TldD-related protein — encoded protein: MSPRTNKPYEIVERALELSRADGCVVIADETSSANLRWAGNALTTNGVTRGRTLTVVATVDGKEGTATGVVSRSAVTADDLEPLVRAAEEAAAKAGPAEDAQPLVSGVPHSPAFTQPPAETSSAIFAEFAPALGEAFARARAGGRELYGFAHHELTSSYLGTSTGVRLRHDQPNGTLELNAKSPDRKRSAWAGRSTRDFTDVDPAAMDADLATRLGWAERRIDLPAGRYETLLPPTAVADLLIYQLWSAGARDAAEGRTVFSRPGGGTRVGEKLSELPLTLRSDPHAPGLECAPFVLAHTSGDDASVFDNGLPVGATEWIADGELRHLTTTRHSAALTGLPVAPAGDNLILDGGSGKSLDEMVAATERGLLLTCLWYIREVDPATLLLTGLTRDGVYLVENGEVVGEVNNFRFNESPVDLLSRATEAGRTEKTLPREWGDWFTRAAMPALRVPDFNMSSVSQGV
- a CDS encoding DUF3099 domain-containing protein, yielding MRKRGSNGGAEVFRITGARQGLAEDVRGRQRRYIISMGIRTLAVILTAVLWNVERHVAIVTLVVGAFLPYVAVVIANAGRENVPGLPSTFVPAPTRPMIAPAPTGGPAESVPEDRG
- a CDS encoding GlsB/YeaQ/YmgE family stress response membrane protein → MAWLWAIIVGFVLGLIAKAILPGKQAIPLWLTTVFGIIGSVLGNWAATGLGVNDTRGIDWTRHLLQLIGAIVVVGVGDMAWVALRGNKRKA
- a CDS encoding cation acetate symporter produces the protein MSPAPQLLAAAEASEHRPLIITLFAVFVVATLVITVWAGRQTKSASDFYAGGRQFTAFQNGLAVSGDYMSAASFLGIAGAIALFGYDGFLYSIGFLVAWLVALLLVAEPLRNSGRYTMGDVLAYRMRQRPVRTAAGTSTIVVSIFYLLAQMAGAGVLVSLLLGITSDAGKVGIVALVGVLMIVYVTIGGMKGTTWVQMVKAVLLIAGAILLTFLVMLKFNFNISDLLGTAASNSGKGTPFLEPGLKYGATGTSKIDFISLGIALVLGTAGLPHILIRFYTVPTAKAARKSVNWAIGIIGAFYLMTIALGFGAAALIKPDEIIASNPAGNTAAPLLALHLGGVDSNWGAILLASISAVAFATILAVVAGLTLASSSSFAHDIYANVIKRGKASEKQEMQAARWATVFIGIISIALGALARDLNVAGLVALAFAVAASANLPTILYSLFWKRFNTNGALWSIYGGLFTAVFLVLFSPVVSGNPKTSMFKGVDFHWFPLENPGIISIPVGFLLGVIGTYMAKEKADKGKYAELEVRSLTGTGAH
- the fabI gene encoding enoyl-ACP reductase FabI — protein: MTNTTGILEGKKILITGVLMESSIAFQAAKLAQEQGAEIILTAWPRPTLTERIAKKLPLPDKVKVLELDVSNDEHLARLEGQVREHLGGRLDGIVHSIGFAPQDALGGNFLNTPFESVSTAMHVSAFSLKSLTMALLPLMNEGGSVVGLTFDAQFAWPQYDWMGPAKAALEATNRYMARYLGEHDVRSNLVSAGPLGSMAAKSIPGFSDLAAVWDTRSPLEWKLDDPEPAGKAIVALLSDWFPKTTGEIIHVDGGLHAIGA
- the moaA gene encoding GTP 3',8-cyclase MoaA; translated protein: MLIDTFGRVATDLRVSLTDRCNLRCTYCMPEEGLQWLAKPDLLTDDEIVRLIRIAVTHLGITEVRFTGGEPLLRPGLVGIVERVAALEPRPQMSLTTNGIGLKRTARALKEAGLDRVNVSLDTLRPDVFKTLTRRDRHKDVIEGLEAAHDAGLTPVKINSVLMPGLNEDEAPELLAWAVEHSYELRFIEQMPLDAQHGWKRDGMITAGDILTSLRTRFELTPEGSDERGSAPAERWVVDGGPHRVGVIASVTRPFCSACDRTRLTADGQVRTCLFATEETDLRAALRADGAESDDEGIADIWKRAMWGKKAGSGLDDPTFLQPDRPMSAIGG